A region of Natribaculum luteum DNA encodes the following proteins:
- a CDS encoding ATP-binding protein, with the protein MTEYLCVTPTSERLDPEHIPRVLASLHKLTTPGSSGLRSKLNPLHSETPPRFEFLAMSDGPNDPVEFFYGADAHLETLEKRLRSIYPDTFDIERVDIDVAARLIQPVEFTPQEFVEHYESGQLQYEFGPAEQYDLVDEEADDPDPEPAEADPIVDGGTTSTTVPDHHIAVEESVLELSPPDALPDDGERPTVEKPTMTPEGTVLARPSEDAVSPLGVRWCGSAVRKQDWMTSLTPFTAAETNDDFPSVDQPGAALASLIDHLIEATAPIAFQVVFQRRSSWQSDAELRKEDLVDGRDTFFQEVVGSFLEVEDQQNDQGERQISESVEKRIEYIDAKDAKRSFTANIRAIGVPSEDTRDDLDARMDSLLPVFDPLDGPFYEVEGKRLRESGFREKTKRKNARAALQRLLNRELTIGRGKTRSELVLCGTELANFVLVPSSEQLTVEGTRGTRAEQQSRNPLPWPNPDLIQQFQDGMAIGYALDENGEPRPTPIRVPPNLLTTHYGRFASTGGGKSKAIINDALSLRETTGGPVVIVDPKGDGMCKNYLRCHYQRFNGLDDVYQFRVPENVPAFSFFDIRPALEAGRNREDAIQDKVDHFHDILRMIMGREQYGQAFVANEIVSYLIKALFDEEYGSNVFGLDDLFAAALRMQQERTIPPVSADNRNVEESLTRHFAKDDHQFQVSMDAVGNRLDKLREDAHLRRIFSHVPEQDDDGEYIDNRFDFREFLEEDATILFDLGDLRPEAQRAITLLLLSNLWDAVQVRRRDGNTDYENLSNLIIEEAAPVASTKLVSEQLLPQGRSFGLSMGLVMQFPGQVRNRSERAYDEVLNNIKTKLIGNISIERDLAESLAHEDLSPTDLRNRINTLPSGEWIVQLPSPSFGETGPAPFSVKPLPIAAGHPESDQPLAELQEDHFQSVSRPQMIERTRTQYGLTEPTTSSTASKEADWGSAGVDTTIAADDEATKTDQTDHTQSSFIEQAATETPSTSHDTGSDEAEPQESGQKISSLFGGAFENEEETPVDENEQPENGSSPVQASEVPVPDDELRNRGLNRSDVQFLSRVLEVMNRESTEYTLLDSMRSLRDEFEDLHLERLKDQNLLEEESAAGQKYYTVLPAGRELLGQKLQVGPGQGDIGEKTPHKVGVRLLESWLQQQDDVVRVEPYYEYDDETVFDVAAFTDAGELVWVGEAELPSNNSHAPVDDYDKLSAVDADAIWAFNNRQTAIEVLDRLAEADRIEESVSGRAARSFSNIKEAVDELDASGLTTVHGFTNLKEEVDS; encoded by the coding sequence ATGACTGAGTATCTGTGCGTAACGCCGACGTCTGAGCGACTCGATCCGGAGCATATCCCTCGTGTCCTCGCCAGTCTCCACAAACTGACTACGCCCGGGTCATCGGGCCTTCGGTCGAAGCTGAATCCGCTCCACAGTGAGACACCGCCCCGATTCGAGTTCCTCGCAATGAGCGATGGTCCGAACGACCCCGTGGAGTTCTTCTACGGGGCCGATGCGCATCTCGAGACGCTCGAGAAGCGTCTCCGCTCCATCTATCCGGATACGTTCGATATCGAACGCGTCGACATCGACGTGGCTGCACGTCTCATCCAGCCGGTCGAGTTCACACCGCAGGAATTCGTCGAGCACTACGAATCCGGACAACTTCAGTACGAGTTTGGTCCGGCGGAACAGTACGATCTCGTCGATGAGGAAGCGGATGACCCCGATCCCGAGCCAGCGGAAGCAGATCCGATTGTCGACGGCGGTACAACATCCACCACAGTACCGGATCATCACATTGCCGTCGAAGAGTCCGTCCTCGAACTCTCTCCGCCCGATGCACTTCCAGATGACGGGGAGCGGCCGACCGTCGAGAAGCCGACGATGACACCGGAGGGGACGGTTTTGGCTCGCCCGTCGGAAGACGCTGTCTCTCCGCTTGGGGTCCGGTGGTGTGGATCCGCGGTGCGAAAGCAGGATTGGATGACTTCGCTGACGCCGTTCACAGCGGCGGAGACGAATGATGACTTTCCGTCCGTCGACCAACCCGGCGCAGCACTCGCGTCGCTGATCGACCACTTAATAGAGGCGACAGCGCCGATCGCGTTCCAGGTCGTCTTCCAACGACGATCTAGCTGGCAGTCCGATGCCGAGCTTCGGAAAGAAGACCTTGTCGACGGCCGGGATACGTTCTTCCAAGAGGTCGTCGGGTCGTTTCTCGAGGTCGAAGACCAACAGAACGATCAGGGCGAACGGCAGATCAGCGAATCCGTCGAGAAACGAATCGAGTACATCGATGCGAAGGACGCTAAACGGTCGTTCACGGCCAATATCCGCGCTATCGGCGTTCCCTCTGAGGACACTCGTGACGATCTCGATGCCCGCATGGATTCGTTACTCCCAGTGTTCGATCCGCTTGACGGGCCGTTCTACGAGGTTGAGGGGAAACGCCTCCGCGAGAGTGGGTTCCGTGAGAAAACGAAGCGGAAGAACGCACGAGCCGCCCTGCAGCGCCTCCTCAACCGCGAACTGACGATCGGACGAGGCAAAACCCGATCCGAGTTGGTTCTCTGTGGAACAGAACTCGCGAACTTTGTGTTGGTTCCTTCTTCCGAACAGTTGACGGTTGAGGGAACGCGGGGTACTCGTGCCGAGCAACAAAGTCGGAATCCGTTGCCATGGCCTAACCCGGATCTGATTCAGCAATTCCAAGACGGGATGGCCATTGGATATGCGCTCGACGAGAACGGCGAGCCGCGACCGACCCCGATCCGTGTTCCTCCAAATCTGTTGACGACGCACTACGGTCGCTTCGCGTCGACTGGCGGTGGGAAATCGAAGGCGATCATCAACGACGCGCTGTCTCTCCGAGAGACGACCGGTGGTCCCGTCGTCATCGTTGACCCAAAAGGCGACGGGATGTGCAAGAACTATCTTCGCTGTCACTACCAACGCTTCAACGGATTGGACGACGTCTACCAATTCCGCGTTCCAGAGAACGTCCCTGCGTTCTCCTTCTTCGACATCCGGCCTGCACTGGAAGCCGGGCGCAACCGTGAGGACGCGATTCAGGACAAAGTCGATCACTTCCACGACATCCTGCGGATGATTATGGGTCGTGAGCAGTACGGACAGGCGTTCGTCGCCAACGAAATCGTCAGCTACCTCATCAAGGCCCTCTTCGACGAAGAGTACGGTAGCAACGTCTTCGGTCTTGATGACCTCTTCGCTGCAGCACTCCGGATGCAACAAGAGCGAACTATTCCACCAGTTTCAGCAGACAACAGGAACGTCGAAGAATCGCTCACACGGCACTTTGCGAAGGACGACCACCAGTTCCAGGTGTCGATGGATGCTGTCGGCAACCGTCTCGATAAACTCAGAGAAGACGCACACCTGCGACGTATCTTCAGCCACGTTCCGGAACAGGACGATGATGGCGAATACATCGACAATCGCTTTGACTTCCGCGAGTTCCTCGAGGAAGACGCCACGATCCTGTTCGACTTGGGCGATCTCCGTCCGGAGGCACAGCGAGCGATCACGCTCCTCCTGTTGAGTAATCTCTGGGATGCTGTGCAAGTGCGTCGACGTGACGGGAACACGGACTACGAGAACCTCTCCAACCTCATCATCGAGGAGGCGGCCCCCGTCGCATCAACGAAACTCGTTTCCGAGCAGTTGCTTCCCCAGGGACGATCGTTCGGCCTGAGCATGGGACTGGTGATGCAGTTCCCTGGGCAGGTCCGAAATCGAAGTGAGCGTGCCTACGACGAGGTCCTGAACAACATCAAAACGAAGCTCATCGGGAATATCTCCATCGAGCGCGACCTTGCTGAGTCGTTGGCCCACGAAGACCTGAGCCCCACTGACCTTCGGAATCGGATCAACACACTTCCCAGTGGCGAATGGATTGTCCAACTCCCGAGCCCGTCATTTGGGGAAACAGGTCCAGCCCCGTTCTCAGTGAAGCCGCTCCCGATAGCAGCGGGCCATCCAGAAAGCGACCAGCCGCTTGCAGAGCTGCAGGAAGACCATTTCCAGTCCGTGTCCCGGCCACAGATGATCGAGCGGACACGAACCCAGTACGGGCTTACTGAGCCGACCACATCGAGTACTGCATCGAAAGAGGCTGACTGGGGAAGTGCGGGCGTTGATACGACAATTGCAGCTGACGATGAGGCCACTAAAACGGATCAAACGGATCACACACAGTCTTCGTTCATCGAGCAAGCAGCAACCGAGACCCCCTCAACATCGCACGACACGGGTAGCGACGAGGCCGAACCACAGGAGAGTGGTCAGAAGATCAGCTCGTTGTTTGGCGGAGCGTTCGAAAACGAGGAGGAGACACCGGTCGACGAGAACGAGCAGCCGGAGAACGGTTCATCCCCTGTCCAAGCAAGTGAGGTTCCTGTCCCCGATGATGAACTCCGGAACCGTGGGCTCAACCGTAGTGATGTCCAGTTCTTGAGCCGCGTCCTCGAAGTGATGAACCGAGAGTCCACTGAGTACACGCTTCTCGACTCGATGCGGTCCCTTCGAGACGAGTTCGAGGACCTTCATTTAGAACGGCTCAAAGATCAGAACCTCCTCGAGGAGGAGTCCGCAGCAGGTCAAAAGTACTACACTGTCCTTCCGGCAGGGCGGGAACTGCTCGGACAGAAACTCCAGGTAGGACCTGGGCAAGGAGATATCGGGGAGAAAACCCCACACAAGGTCGGCGTTCGCCTCCTCGAATCGTGGCTCCAACAGCAGGACGACGTCGTCCGCGTCGAACCATACTACGAGTACGACGACGAGACCGTGTTTGATGTGGCTGCATTCACCGACGCTGGAGAACTTGTTTGGGTCGGCGAAGCTGAGCTCCCGAGTAACAACAGCCACGCACCTGTTGACGACTACGATAAGCTCAGCGCGGTAGATGCCGACGCGATTTGGGCTTTCAACAACCGCCAGACGGCTATCGAGGTGCTTGACAGGCTTGCCGAAGCAGACCGAATCGAGGAGAGCGTCAGTGGACGGGCGGCACGGTCGTTCTCGAACATCAAAGAAGCAGTCGACGAACTTGATGCATCAGGTCTGACTACCGTTCATGGCTTCACAAACCTCAAAGAGGAGGTCGATTCATGA
- a CDS encoding TATA-box-binding protein, which yields MTTSEHSPTVENVVASTGVDRELNLDAVAEDLDGADYDQEKFPGAVYRTQDPKSAALIFRSGKIVCTGAKSTDGVYESLDIVFDELRSLGIDVPSNPEITIQNIVSSGDLGSAVNLNAIAIGFGLENIEYEPEQFPGLVYRMDDPHVVTLIFGSGKVVVTGAKEPADAGRALDVISSRLDELDLLD from the coding sequence ATGACCACTTCGGAACACTCTCCCACGGTAGAGAACGTCGTCGCTTCGACTGGGGTGGATCGAGAACTCAACCTCGATGCCGTCGCCGAAGACCTCGACGGAGCGGACTACGACCAAGAGAAGTTCCCCGGGGCAGTTTACCGGACCCAGGACCCGAAATCCGCCGCATTGATCTTCCGGTCGGGAAAGATCGTCTGTACGGGTGCGAAAAGCACCGACGGTGTCTACGAAAGTCTCGACATTGTATTCGATGAACTCCGTAGTCTAGGTATCGACGTTCCGTCTAATCCAGAGATCACCATCCAAAATATCGTCTCGAGTGGCGACCTCGGATCTGCAGTCAATCTAAACGCCATCGCCATCGGGTTCGGTCTCGAAAACATCGAATACGAACCCGAGCAATTCCCGGGCCTGGTCTATCGCATGGACGACCCTCACGTGGTCACCCTTATTTTCGGTAGCGGCAAAGTTGTCGTCACAGGAGCAAAAGAACCGGCGGACGCTGGCCGCGCGCTCGACGTTATCTCGTCACGTCTCGATGAGCTCGACCTGTTAGACTGA
- a CDS encoding VirB4 family type IV secretion system protein: MHNVILQTGDGTVSQLSEWLSSPTSTEGAALYILGIIALGVSGKLLWDWHTDDDEEEVEFSDVLDEETLEQGHAEGQLLDEIAESHKTVTAPAAIEWETRAAHVGEQWTSTLYIADYPDYPNDGYLSDLFDMTDVQFDLTAHITPKNQERARNELQDIADDLQVDADLEQSVRSAYLQERANEAAATYRAVESGAQVFSQGLFITVRADEKDELRDAVQTVKSALRDEPANLTPKTAICRQDLALQSAAPIGDNVFGRESIALGGAVGALLSSPHNATILEEGGVEFGIHKDNQSPVVIDPFARDNGYAMFTVGDTGSGKSFSSKQNFIRSIEQQSDRIGIILEPLNNWAGVAEALDAKRITVGGTLGLNPLEIRQTPEHVQRAMGEDASPFNEKLDDAMSFLTNFFALRGITLGDRRTTLELGLKRAYKQNGITDDISTHSNPSPTIRDMMDVFEEMVDYPEKFVVRSDEEAGKLQDDATWLLDQLRPFEEDGRHANLGHPSEFDIRDEKVIYLDLAQQEGSVDSSTALTMQLLISLVYERAKVSDKEVVFYIDEARYIMQDAASLAFLETVFRHHRHHDLSIRLVTQTVDEFFEHAESEAILDQCAVKQFHRLDGMDEQWASEFGLNYAQMRFVQDAVPGNEDAGFSEALVGVDGEWRGITVEAMPKEKQVIDFDPTEQRRSSLPGAGEEAADTDVQELQAELEYRETTGNDGNTGIVTAETDDGSMGGNNDD; the protein is encoded by the coding sequence ATGCATAACGTAATCCTGCAGACCGGAGATGGGACAGTTAGTCAGCTCAGCGAGTGGCTCTCGAGTCCGACCTCGACAGAGGGTGCGGCACTCTACATTCTCGGTATCATCGCTCTCGGTGTCAGTGGGAAGCTCCTGTGGGACTGGCACACTGACGATGACGAGGAGGAAGTCGAGTTTTCGGATGTCCTCGATGAGGAAACCCTCGAGCAAGGGCATGCCGAAGGCCAACTGCTCGATGAGATCGCTGAGTCACACAAGACAGTGACGGCGCCGGCTGCGATCGAGTGGGAAACGCGAGCGGCCCACGTTGGCGAGCAGTGGACGTCGACACTGTATATTGCTGACTACCCAGACTACCCCAACGATGGCTACCTGAGCGACCTCTTCGATATGACCGATGTCCAGTTCGATCTCACGGCCCATATCACACCAAAGAACCAGGAGCGGGCCCGGAACGAACTCCAAGACATTGCTGACGATCTCCAGGTCGATGCAGACCTCGAGCAGAGTGTTCGAAGCGCCTATCTCCAAGAACGAGCGAACGAGGCCGCTGCAACCTACAGAGCTGTCGAGAGCGGTGCGCAAGTCTTCAGCCAAGGTCTGTTCATCACAGTGCGTGCCGACGAGAAAGACGAGCTTCGAGATGCTGTTCAAACGGTCAAAAGCGCGCTTCGTGATGAGCCTGCGAATCTCACGCCGAAGACGGCGATCTGTCGGCAAGATCTTGCACTGCAGTCCGCCGCACCAATCGGCGACAATGTGTTCGGACGCGAGTCGATTGCACTCGGTGGTGCTGTCGGCGCATTACTCTCCTCACCCCACAACGCGACGATCCTCGAGGAAGGTGGTGTCGAGTTCGGGATTCACAAGGACAACCAGAGTCCGGTCGTCATCGATCCATTTGCTCGTGATAACGGGTACGCGATGTTCACCGTTGGCGATACTGGGTCTGGGAAGTCGTTCAGTTCGAAGCAGAACTTTATCCGCTCGATCGAGCAGCAGTCAGACCGTATCGGGATCATTCTTGAGCCGTTGAACAACTGGGCTGGCGTTGCCGAAGCACTCGATGCAAAGCGGATCACAGTCGGTGGCACGCTCGGGCTCAATCCACTCGAAATCCGCCAGACGCCCGAGCATGTCCAGCGAGCGATGGGGGAGGACGCGAGTCCGTTTAACGAAAAGCTCGATGATGCGATGAGCTTCTTGACGAACTTTTTTGCCCTCCGGGGCATCACACTGGGCGATCGACGGACAACGCTCGAACTTGGACTCAAGCGCGCCTACAAGCAAAACGGCATCACTGACGACATCTCGACACACAGCAACCCGAGCCCGACCATTCGGGACATGATGGACGTCTTTGAGGAGATGGTCGACTACCCAGAGAAGTTCGTCGTGCGCTCTGACGAAGAAGCGGGGAAGCTCCAAGACGACGCGACGTGGCTGCTTGATCAGCTTCGTCCCTTCGAAGAAGATGGCCGGCACGCCAATCTTGGACACCCGTCGGAGTTCGACATCCGTGACGAGAAGGTCATCTACCTCGATCTCGCCCAGCAGGAGGGCAGCGTCGACAGCAGCACCGCACTGACGATGCAGTTGCTCATTTCGCTGGTCTACGAGCGGGCCAAGGTCTCAGACAAGGAGGTCGTGTTCTACATCGACGAGGCGCGGTACATCATGCAGGACGCCGCGAGTTTGGCGTTCCTCGAGACAGTGTTCCGACACCACCGCCACCACGACCTCTCGATCCGGTTGGTCACCCAGACCGTCGACGAGTTCTTCGAGCACGCGGAATCCGAAGCGATCCTTGACCAGTGCGCGGTCAAGCAGTTCCATCGGTTAGACGGGATGGATGAACAGTGGGCCAGTGAGTTCGGCCTGAACTATGCACAGATGCGGTTCGTGCAAGACGCAGTTCCGGGCAACGAGGATGCTGGCTTCTCAGAAGCACTCGTCGGCGTCGACGGCGAGTGGCGTGGCATCACCGTGGAGGCGATGCCAAAGGAGAAGCAGGTCATCGACTTCGACCCGACCGAGCAGCGGCGTTCCTCGCTTCCCGGCGCTGGTGAGGAGGCAGCCGATACTGATGTGCAGGAACTCCAAGCGGAGCTCGAATACCGAGAAACAACTGGAAACGACGGCAATACTGGCATCGTCACGGCCGAGACAGATGACGGTTCTATGGGGGGAAACAACGATGACTGA
- a CDS encoding metal-dependent hydrolase, which yields MHKPGHYGAALLVYAPIGFLMLALGFDGLAVIGGAIAVGGAMIPDLDMRIPGVQHRGITHTVWFALLAGIVLGVAGGLLGSSSGAIATVGLSVFGFLVGTLTISAHLLADALTPMGIRPLEPIDDLEITLDVAKAANPVANYALLALGIATITVAAVVGQAIA from the coding sequence ATGCACAAACCAGGTCACTACGGCGCAGCACTGCTTGTGTATGCACCGATTGGATTCCTCATGCTTGCACTCGGGTTTGACGGCCTTGCTGTGATCGGCGGTGCGATCGCTGTCGGTGGCGCGATGATACCCGATCTTGATATGCGGATTCCCGGTGTTCAACACCGTGGAATCACGCACACCGTGTGGTTTGCCCTCCTCGCTGGGATCGTCCTCGGCGTTGCAGGCGGTCTCCTTGGCAGTTCGAGCGGTGCGATCGCGACGGTCGGTCTCAGTGTCTTTGGGTTCCTCGTCGGAACACTCACAATCAGTGCCCACCTCCTTGCTGACGCGCTCACGCCAATGGGAATTCGTCCGCTCGAACCGATCGACGATCTGGAGATCACGCTCGATGTTGCCAAGGCTGCCAACCCGGTCGCTAACTACGCACTACTCGCTCTCGGGATCGCAACTATCACCGTAGCTGCCGTTGTTGGCCAGGCGATTGCGTGA
- a CDS encoding primase-associated protein, with translation MSPSTPIDDTDAAYRIAALPLEYGDIRINQLFTRGYNRYIVDGEDQPEDLLNDIERFGTATFKAQVRADAADEPFVDEPGTLAVLATLSAICVKEHPRFEHASPRNIQVLYNIRELYVNNLASLIRIHGDGSLQQDIAEVLYSKEPGEDGPHPGRVCTGIKEMPEFGESLYLEIPMAAASRKCLVRDEESSTGMDGGGEILSRVKDNHLYVPVGDFDSKYRDYAERAFKKLLRVQEDELSDDQLTWLTTNESAITERIDRFLETGHHERIWRNWDRGERTIRVLRRALNAAPDDVVQQGEFYTAKDLYRAVEAYEPDDDWETSVADWISSPSSLAKTLADHESHSAITIDRDGRVNTYRIGRAGYGAEQIEVTEIEDLFELPCMANMEERLHEKKPVRKDLYNFARMVMWLPQYQDSSLDEIVADLKDVFSRWPWYDEQKTEYQVRYEFSNTIDGDTPLPMNCDNDDMQRYCIGQDQCPYSIWGSLSFPDEMYEQVDEQSAGSAEKF, from the coding sequence ATGAGTCCGAGTACCCCAATTGATGACACGGATGCCGCCTATCGGATTGCAGCGCTCCCGCTGGAGTATGGAGATATACGCATCAACCAGCTGTTTACGCGTGGCTACAATCGATACATCGTCGACGGCGAAGACCAGCCCGAGGACCTCTTGAACGATATCGAGCGGTTCGGAACAGCGACGTTCAAAGCGCAGGTTCGCGCCGACGCTGCCGATGAGCCGTTCGTCGATGAGCCCGGGACGCTCGCCGTGCTTGCGACGTTGAGTGCGATCTGCGTGAAGGAACACCCGAGATTTGAGCACGCCTCCCCACGGAACATCCAGGTACTCTATAACATTCGAGAGTTGTACGTCAACAATCTCGCCTCACTCATCCGCATTCACGGCGATGGATCGCTCCAGCAAGACATCGCTGAGGTGCTGTATAGTAAGGAGCCGGGCGAAGATGGCCCGCATCCCGGACGGGTTTGTACGGGGATCAAAGAGATGCCGGAGTTCGGGGAGAGTCTGTACCTTGAAATCCCGATGGCGGCGGCTTCACGGAAATGCCTCGTCCGGGACGAGGAGTCGTCCACGGGGATGGACGGCGGTGGAGAGATACTGTCCCGAGTGAAAGACAACCACCTGTACGTCCCAGTCGGTGATTTCGACAGCAAGTATCGTGACTATGCTGAGCGGGCGTTCAAGAAGCTCTTGCGCGTTCAGGAGGACGAACTCTCAGACGATCAGCTGACGTGGCTGACCACGAATGAGTCGGCGATCACAGAGCGGATCGACCGCTTCCTCGAGACTGGCCATCACGAGCGTATCTGGCGGAACTGGGACCGTGGTGAGCGGACAATCCGTGTGCTTCGACGGGCACTCAACGCCGCTCCCGACGATGTCGTCCAGCAAGGGGAGTTCTACACGGCAAAAGATCTCTATCGGGCGGTCGAAGCGTATGAGCCTGACGACGACTGGGAAACGTCAGTCGCAGACTGGATCTCGAGTCCGAGTAGTCTTGCGAAGACGCTGGCCGACCACGAGTCACATTCGGCGATCACGATTGACCGCGACGGGCGCGTCAACACCTACCGGATCGGGCGAGCCGGCTACGGCGCGGAACAGATCGAGGTGACGGAGATCGAGGACCTCTTCGAACTTCCTTGTATGGCGAATATGGAGGAGCGACTCCACGAAAAGAAGCCGGTGCGGAAGGACCTCTACAACTTCGCGCGGATGGTGATGTGGCTGCCGCAGTACCAAGACAGCAGCCTCGACGAAATCGTCGCAGACCTCAAAGACGTCTTCTCCCGGTGGCCATGGTATGACGAACAGAAGACTGAGTACCAGGTCCGCTATGAGTTTTCGAATACGATCGACGGCGACACGCCGTTGCCGATGAACTGCGATAACGACGATATGCAGCGCTACTGCATCGGTCAAGACCAGTGTCCCTACTCAATCTGGGGCAGTCTCTCGTTCCCAGATGAGATGTACGAACAAGTCGACGAGCAGTCCGCTGGTTCCGCTGAGAAATTCTAA
- a CDS encoding DNA primase: MTWRQATREEIYAYYAEEFPRYVDNLPEFITADGPKQYAVAFRDPHPVRKDDIPDKDFIRRDTWQTDATGERTTAEFSTFEDVIEFIRHPARNDLLERSEFALADPEVLEKPDPRPDAVYYALDHWERPWVLLVDIDAKEIARKRAADTVSEDVGDQDNDALLEAAGILDAAPAGYPYAFEDVDRAIEFGFEVRDIFEDDFNAEKTLAVYSGQGIHVYLLDTDLAHRYDEQSREVLNDLLLETYEIPIDPVVTADRRRVARLPYSLHADVCSIVQPIESPDFDVRSATPEVIEE, translated from the coding sequence ATGACATGGCGACAGGCAACCCGCGAGGAGATCTACGCCTACTACGCCGAGGAGTTCCCCCGCTACGTCGACAACCTCCCAGAGTTCATCACGGCTGACGGGCCGAAACAGTACGCGGTCGCCTTCCGAGATCCCCATCCCGTTCGCAAAGACGACATTCCTGACAAGGACTTCATCCGCCGAGATACGTGGCAGACGGATGCAACCGGAGAACGAACGACTGCCGAGTTCAGTACGTTCGAGGACGTTATAGAGTTCATTCGGCACCCTGCTCGAAACGATCTCCTCGAACGAAGCGAGTTCGCACTCGCTGACCCAGAGGTGCTGGAGAAACCGGATCCACGCCCCGACGCCGTCTATTACGCACTGGACCACTGGGAGCGGCCCTGGGTTCTCTTGGTAGATATCGACGCGAAAGAGATCGCCCGAAAACGAGCCGCGGATACGGTCTCGGAGGACGTTGGCGACCAAGACAACGATGCGCTCCTTGAGGCTGCAGGAATCCTCGATGCTGCCCCCGCGGGGTATCCGTATGCCTTCGAGGATGTCGACCGCGCTATCGAGTTCGGGTTCGAAGTGCGTGATATCTTTGAGGATGACTTCAATGCCGAGAAGACGTTGGCCGTGTACAGTGGACAAGGTATCCACGTCTACCTCCTTGACACCGACCTGGCGCATCGATACGACGAACAGAGTCGCGAGGTGTTAAACGACCTCCTCCTCGAGACCTACGAGATCCCCATCGATCCCGTCGTGACGGCCGACCGCCGGCGGGTCGCCCGCCTGCCATACTCGCTCCATGCCGACGTCTGTAGCATCGTCCAACCTATCGAAAGCCCGGATTTCGACGTTCGATCGGCGACCCCAGAGGTGATTGAGGAATGA